A portion of the Cyanobium sp. PCC 7001 genome contains these proteins:
- a CDS encoding UvrD-helicase domain-containing protein: protein MTSRFEAHTFPLEPGLRLLEASAGTGKTFSLAHLVLRYVSEAEVPLRQLLVVTFTNAAAAELRDRIGQRLQTALGHLDRGEAAVETGNPVDPSLEAWLQWARPRAALLRAPLLLALEDLDGADITTIHGFCLRTLQRQALEAGQPPELQLDSDAAPLVRQVCHDYWRQQVLALPPHLLDGVQRLVKGPEALVDVLQTLDGDPALAVDPLPDGMEADQPLAPQLESLWQSRWDRFQLLWQQHGEALEAELRAAAGHWRDLGASKTTPYSPKPRKDRCQALSQWIQHQGSKGDYAATLEQKELKEYFHPGAFLKVARPIEATASGPAAREPSLPQRPLLEAVADLREGPAEAVLLHAAHWGRRELAHRRERQGRMGYGQLLESLDPGDDPEAPCPLLDAVGERYSAVLVDEFQDTDPIQWRILSRAFDARRHRLVLVGDPKQAIYRFRGGELATYRLAYRQAAADGGISRLDTNYRATPSLIAGLNALMAPGLPRSGLAVPPVQPPPSPSGWSAPGGEGGDAPTLSLLWLGSDRPAGEAPPTTSAVEQELPDRVARLVAAEIRTGEAPADLCLLVSTHRQAGQLRVALARAGIASRLVSDGDVFASDGATALQRLLDGLAHPGDPRRLRLLAASPLLGWSAGAIAAAGAEQWSALSEKLLRGRDGLPRLGLLGVLAALLDDEGLARLGLEGRVLADLNQCALLLQERIHTDQLGADAAAEWLRQRRLAPDPSPPESHQPNSDVEDEAVWVVTVHRSKGLEYPVVICPYLWKAPHANPRGLGLRWQPSDRTGPVLDLHLGSRWGRGHQALEQHRAAELQEAERRAYVACTRAKRRLLLAWGPVKGQAGNPLHPWLLAAQAALADADDDPYATQGDGELRQALELGLAARQVPMVLMTVPPAAGPLPGRPPATATEPLTLGPVPQRRLDHSWGRSSYTSWTRGSHAAAPQALEEGRETDALAREPELAAVDQEPWPGESPLADIPRGSRAGDCLHRILESLDYQRPATQQSEAVRRELERSGIGRDHLEDVLSGVERLRLSPMGGPLGDFRLAGLERGSRINEMNFDLTLGPVTSDSLARPFRDHPGGSFGAGYADQLAALSVQGRGFLTGSIDLVFCHQGRWWVADWKSNWLGERGADGQPLHCGPRHYGAAALAALMAANHYPLQAHLYLVALHRYLRWRLRGYDPARHLGGYAYVFLRGLAEPSEALRQRAGEGAVLPGLAVECPPLERLLALDRALNPALARSRETAA, encoded by the coding sequence ATGACCAGCCGCTTCGAGGCCCACACCTTTCCGCTCGAGCCGGGCCTGCGGCTGCTCGAGGCCAGCGCCGGCACGGGCAAGACCTTCTCCCTGGCCCATCTGGTGCTCCGGTACGTGAGTGAGGCCGAGGTGCCGCTGCGTCAGCTGCTGGTGGTGACCTTCACCAATGCGGCAGCCGCGGAGCTGCGGGACAGGATCGGGCAGCGTCTGCAAACAGCCCTCGGCCACCTCGATCGCGGGGAGGCGGCCGTCGAGACCGGGAACCCGGTTGATCCCAGCCTGGAGGCCTGGCTGCAGTGGGCACGGCCCCGGGCCGCCCTGCTGCGGGCGCCGCTGCTGCTGGCCCTGGAGGACCTGGATGGCGCCGACATCACCACCATCCATGGCTTCTGCCTGCGCACCCTGCAGCGCCAGGCCCTGGAAGCGGGCCAACCGCCGGAGCTCCAGCTCGACAGCGACGCCGCACCGCTGGTGCGCCAGGTGTGCCACGACTACTGGCGCCAGCAGGTGCTTGCCCTGCCGCCGCACCTGCTCGACGGGGTGCAGCGCCTGGTGAAGGGTCCGGAGGCGCTGGTGGATGTGCTGCAGACGCTGGATGGCGATCCGGCCCTGGCGGTGGATCCGTTGCCGGACGGCATGGAGGCAGACCAGCCCCTGGCCCCGCAGCTGGAGAGCCTGTGGCAGAGCCGCTGGGACCGGTTTCAGCTGCTGTGGCAGCAGCACGGCGAGGCCCTGGAGGCGGAGCTGCGCGCCGCGGCCGGGCACTGGCGTGACCTGGGGGCCAGCAAGACCACCCCCTACAGCCCCAAACCCCGGAAGGACCGCTGCCAGGCCCTGAGCCAGTGGATCCAGCACCAGGGCAGCAAGGGGGACTACGCCGCCACCCTCGAGCAGAAGGAGCTGAAGGAGTACTTCCATCCCGGTGCCTTCCTGAAGGTGGCGCGGCCGATCGAGGCCACCGCATCGGGCCCGGCGGCCAGGGAACCGAGCCTCCCCCAGCGGCCCCTGCTGGAAGCGGTGGCCGACCTCCGGGAAGGGCCGGCGGAGGCCGTGCTCCTGCACGCCGCCCACTGGGGCCGCCGCGAGCTGGCGCACCGACGCGAGCGCCAGGGGCGCATGGGCTACGGCCAGCTGCTCGAAAGCCTGGATCCGGGTGACGACCCCGAGGCGCCGTGCCCCCTGCTGGACGCCGTGGGGGAGCGCTACAGCGCCGTGCTGGTGGATGAATTCCAGGACACCGACCCGATCCAGTGGCGGATCCTGAGCCGGGCCTTCGACGCCCGGCGGCACCGACTGGTGCTGGTGGGTGATCCCAAGCAGGCCATCTACCGCTTCCGCGGCGGCGAACTGGCCACCTACCGGCTGGCCTACCGGCAGGCCGCGGCCGATGGCGGCATCAGCCGCCTCGACACCAACTACCGCGCCACCCCCTCCCTCATCGCCGGCCTCAATGCCCTGATGGCGCCAGGCCTGCCGCGCTCGGGCCTGGCGGTTCCGCCGGTGCAGCCCCCGCCCTCCCCATCTGGGTGGTCCGCCCCAGGGGGGGAGGGCGGGGATGCCCCAACGCTGTCCCTGCTCTGGCTGGGCAGCGACCGGCCGGCCGGCGAGGCGCCCCCCACCACCTCCGCCGTGGAGCAGGAGCTGCCGGATCGGGTGGCCAGGCTGGTGGCCGCCGAGATCCGGACCGGAGAAGCGCCCGCTGATCTCTGTCTGCTGGTGAGCACCCATCGCCAGGCCGGCCAGCTGCGGGTGGCCCTGGCCCGCGCCGGCATCGCCAGCCGGCTGGTGAGCGATGGGGATGTGTTCGCCAGCGATGGCGCCACGGCGCTGCAGCGGCTGCTCGATGGCCTGGCCCATCCCGGCGATCCCCGCCGCCTGCGGCTGCTGGCGGCATCACCGCTGCTGGGCTGGAGTGCCGGCGCCATCGCCGCCGCCGGGGCGGAGCAGTGGAGTGCGCTGAGCGAGAAACTGCTGCGGGGCCGCGACGGGCTGCCGCGACTGGGGCTGCTGGGGGTGCTGGCGGCGCTGCTCGACGACGAGGGGCTGGCCAGGCTTGGACTGGAGGGCCGGGTGCTGGCCGATCTCAACCAGTGCGCCCTGTTGCTGCAGGAGCGGATCCACACCGACCAGCTGGGGGCGGACGCCGCTGCGGAGTGGTTGCGGCAGCGGCGTCTGGCGCCGGACCCCTCCCCCCCGGAGAGCCACCAGCCCAACAGCGATGTGGAGGATGAGGCGGTGTGGGTGGTGACGGTGCACCGCAGCAAGGGCCTCGAATACCCCGTGGTGATCTGCCCGTACCTGTGGAAGGCTCCCCATGCCAATCCCAGGGGCCTGGGCCTGCGCTGGCAGCCCTCCGATCGCACGGGCCCGGTGCTCGACCTGCACCTGGGCAGCCGCTGGGGCCGGGGCCACCAGGCCCTGGAGCAGCACCGGGCGGCGGAGCTGCAGGAGGCGGAGCGGCGCGCCTATGTGGCCTGCACCCGGGCCAAGCGACGCCTGCTGCTGGCCTGGGGTCCGGTGAAGGGGCAGGCGGGCAACCCCCTGCATCCCTGGCTGCTGGCGGCCCAGGCTGCCCTTGCGGATGCCGATGATGACCCCTACGCCACCCAGGGGGATGGGGAACTGCGCCAGGCCCTGGAGCTGGGGCTGGCCGCGCGCCAGGTGCCGATGGTGCTGATGACGGTGCCTCCCGCCGCCGGGCCACTCCCGGGGAGACCCCCAGCCACCGCAACGGAACCCCTGACGCTGGGGCCGGTGCCGCAGCGGCGCCTCGATCACAGCTGGGGCCGCAGCAGCTACACCAGCTGGACCCGGGGCAGCCACGCCGCCGCTCCCCAGGCCCTGGAGGAGGGGCGGGAAACGGATGCTCTGGCGAGGGAACCCGAGCTGGCGGCCGTGGACCAGGAGCCCTGGCCCGGGGAGAGTCCGCTGGCGGACATCCCGCGGGGGTCCCGGGCCGGCGACTGTCTGCACCGGATCCTCGAAAGCCTCGACTACCAGCGTCCGGCCACGCAGCAGTCCGAGGCGGTGCGGCGGGAGCTGGAGCGCAGCGGCATCGGCCGTGACCATCTGGAGGACGTGCTCAGCGGCGTGGAGCGCCTGCGGCTGAGCCCGATGGGCGGGCCCCTCGGCGACTTCCGGCTGGCCGGGCTGGAGCGCGGATCCCGCATCAACGAGATGAACTTCGATCTCACCCTGGGCCCGGTCACCAGCGACTCCCTGGCCCGCCCCTTCCGCGACCACCCGGGCGGCAGCTTCGGGGCCGGCTACGCCGACCAGCTGGCGGCGCTGTCCGTGCAGGGCCGCGGCTTCCTCACGGGCTCGATCGATCTGGTGTTCTGCCATCAGGGCCGCTGGTGGGTGGCCGACTGGAAGAGCAACTGGCTCGGCGAACGTGGAGCCGACGGCCAGCCCCTGCACTGCGGCCCGCGGCACTACGGAGCCGCGGCGCTCGCCGCCCTGATGGCCGCCAACCACTACCCCCTGCAGGCCCATCTCTACCTGGTGGCGCTGCACCGGTACCTGCGCTGGCGTCTGCGGGGCTACGACCCGGCCCGCCACCTGGGCGGCTATGCCTACGTGTTCCTGCGCGGCCTTGCGGAGCCGTCGGAAGCGCTCCGGCAGCGGGCTGGAGAAGGCGCGGTGCTGCCGGGCCTGGCCGTGGAGTGTCCACCGCTGGAGCGCCTGCTGGCCCTCGACCGGGCCCTGAACCCGGCCCTGGCCCGCTCCAGGGAGACAGCCGCATGA
- a CDS encoding ATP-dependent RecD-like DNA helicase, translating into MTDSSPLPQSPAWLEAVAGGLAEALPRLYGCPADPAIPAVIDAMARALADGELELPLPDPEQRRHLAASPLCSGPWSPLVLDGDRLLWRRWHQQRQGVLESLGRRAGPAAAHPCSLEQARQQAAGHGEGLDAEQRRAVAAVLHYGLVLLEGGPGTGKTSTVTRMLAALRAHAPGARMQLAAPTGKAAARLRAAIAGAGSGLALPCSTLHRLLESQGERFARHRHHPLELDLLVIDEVSMVDLALMGAVLDALPARCRLVLVGDAAQLPPVRPGAVLVELQSPRWRGALGGAVVELRTTYRNNGAIAQVAGQLRRQGAEPGELGAATSWRGLRSTLEQLPANANLGWRPASPRRLPPELLERLRQHQLQLQRLALSLEPGDRSAARALLQELDTLLVLSPVRRGRWGVEAVHRALLGDTVEQPIQAWPIGTPVLCQRNLGDLGLANGDVGILVGAAAAAGAGRSPGGEGRRVLFAPGGDGELLWLHPAQLPDPQPALALTVHKAQGSEALEVWVLMPDSSRPTDRLLYTALTRARQQAQLITPPITPAP; encoded by the coding sequence ATGACGGACTCCAGCCCACTGCCGCAGAGTCCCGCCTGGCTGGAGGCCGTGGCGGGGGGGCTGGCGGAGGCCCTGCCGCGCCTGTACGGCTGCCCAGCCGATCCGGCCATCCCGGCGGTGATCGACGCCATGGCGCGGGCCCTGGCCGATGGAGAGCTGGAGCTGCCACTTCCCGACCCGGAGCAGCGGCGGCACCTGGCCGCATCGCCGCTGTGCAGCGGGCCGTGGAGTCCGCTGGTGCTCGACGGCGATCGCCTGCTCTGGCGGCGCTGGCACCAGCAGCGGCAGGGGGTGCTGGAGAGCCTGGGCCGGCGGGCCGGACCGGCCGCCGCGCACCCCTGCAGCCTCGAGCAGGCCAGGCAGCAGGCCGCCGGGCACGGCGAGGGCCTCGACGCCGAACAGCGCCGGGCGGTGGCAGCGGTGCTGCACTACGGGCTGGTGCTGCTCGAAGGCGGTCCGGGCACCGGCAAGACCAGCACCGTGACCCGCATGCTGGCGGCTCTGCGGGCCCACGCCCCCGGGGCGCGGATGCAGCTGGCGGCGCCCACCGGCAAGGCGGCGGCACGGCTGCGGGCCGCCATCGCCGGCGCCGGGAGCGGCCTTGCCCTGCCCTGCAGCACGCTGCACCGGCTGCTGGAGAGCCAGGGCGAGCGGTTCGCACGCCACCGCCACCACCCGCTCGAGCTCGACCTGCTGGTGATCGACGAGGTGTCGATGGTGGATCTGGCCCTGATGGGCGCCGTGCTGGACGCCCTGCCGGCCCGTTGCCGCCTCGTGCTCGTCGGCGATGCCGCCCAGCTGCCGCCGGTGCGGCCGGGGGCCGTGCTGGTGGAACTCCAGAGCCCCCGCTGGCGGGGCGCCCTGGGCGGTGCCGTGGTGGAGCTGCGCACCACCTACCGCAACAACGGGGCCATCGCCCAGGTGGCAGGGCAGCTGCGGCGCCAGGGCGCCGAGCCGGGCGAGCTGGGGGCCGCCACCAGCTGGCGCGGCCTCCGCTCCACCCTGGAGCAGCTGCCGGCCAACGCCAACCTCGGCTGGCGGCCCGCCTCACCACGGCGCCTGCCTCCGGAGCTGCTGGAGCGGCTGCGGCAGCACCAGCTGCAGCTGCAGCGGCTGGCCCTGAGCCTGGAGCCGGGCGATCGCTCCGCCGCACGGGCCCTGCTGCAGGAGCTCGACACCCTGCTGGTGCTGAGCCCCGTGCGGCGGGGGCGCTGGGGCGTGGAGGCCGTCCACCGGGCCCTCCTGGGTGACACCGTGGAGCAGCCGATCCAGGCCTGGCCGATCGGCACACCGGTGCTCTGCCAGCGCAATCTCGGCGACCTGGGGCTGGCCAATGGAGACGTGGGCATCCTGGTGGGTGCCGCCGCTGCTGCCGGGGCCGGCCGAAGCCCAGGCGGTGAAGGCCGGCGGGTGCTGTTCGCGCCAGGCGGTGACGGGGAGCTGCTCTGGCTGCACCCGGCCCAGCTGCCGGATCCCCAGCCTGCCCTGGCGCTCACCGTGCACAAGGCCCAGGGCAGCGAGGCCCTGGAGGTGTGGGTGCTGATGCCGGACAGCAGCCGTCCCACCGACCGGCTGCTCTACACCGCCCTCACCCGGGCTCGGCAGCAGGCCCAGTTGATCACCCCGCCCATCACCCCGGCGCCCTGA
- a CDS encoding phosphomannose isomerase type II C-terminal cupin domain, producing MPSLPPDRSHHPDQPTQRVLRPWGWFETLGEGPGYRVKRLQLEPGQRLSRQRHRHRCEHWVVVAGEGELEVEGSTVAAQPGTSLWIPLGAVHRAHAVGAGPLVIVEVQRGEILSEEDIERLADDYGR from the coding sequence ATGCCATCCCTTCCTCCCGATCGATCTCACCACCCCGACCAGCCCACGCAGCGGGTGCTGCGCCCCTGGGGGTGGTTCGAGACCCTGGGAGAGGGACCCGGCTACCGGGTGAAGCGTCTGCAGCTGGAGCCGGGTCAGCGGCTGAGCCGGCAGCGCCACCGCCACCGCTGCGAACACTGGGTGGTGGTGGCCGGCGAGGGGGAGCTGGAGGTGGAGGGCAGCACCGTGGCTGCCCAACCCGGCACGAGCCTGTGGATCCCCCTCGGTGCGGTGCATCGTGCCCATGCCGTGGGGGCAGGTCCGCTGGTGATCGTGGAGGTGCAGCGCGGCGAGATCCTCAGCGAGGAGGACATCGAGCGGCTGGCCGACGACTACGGGCGCTGA
- a CDS encoding DEAD/DEAH box helicase gives MTEPISGTASVCSESLADPSLSASAVGDPSQSLPSASPESGPQADAPTGGFAGFGFGPEILEALAAIGYSEPSPIQKAAIPELMLGRDLVGQAQTGTGKTAAFALPLLAGLDAEQRKPQVLVLAPTRELALQVAESFNSYAAQLPQVRTVAVYGGADFRDQIHHLRRGAQVVVGTPGRVMDHMRQGTLDLSELRSLVLDEADEMLRMGFIDDVEWVLGQLPEQRQVVLFSATMPAEIRRISQQYLNGPAEITIRTKAADASRIRQRFLTVPAPLKLAALERVLESETSEGVIIFARTKAITLTVAESLEAHGYDVAVLNGDVPQAQRERTIERLKNGQVDVLVATDVAARGLDVERIGLVINYDIPFDGEAYVHRIGRTGRAGRSGEAILFLTPRERRFLGGLERAAGKPIEPMEVPSNATINQNRLDRLRQRLTNALHKSAVSPEEQALLSEIVQRVAQEQTCTPEQLALAALELSLGGKPLLLHGNDDFTQVRSQGPNRRDGRESRDGRDFGNREPRRGRSERPVGAPEPDMERFRVELGWRDRIKPGNLVGAIANETGLQGRAIGRIQIFDTHSIIDLPKGMPEDIFQGLRNLRVLNKPLQISRFRG, from the coding sequence GTGACTGAACCGATCAGCGGCACCGCTTCCGTGTGCTCTGAATCCCTCGCCGACCCCTCGCTGAGCGCATCCGCCGTGGGCGATCCCAGCCAGAGCCTTCCCTCTGCCTCCCCCGAGTCCGGCCCCCAGGCCGACGCGCCCACCGGCGGGTTCGCCGGCTTCGGCTTCGGCCCCGAGATCCTCGAGGCCCTCGCCGCCATCGGCTACAGCGAGCCCTCCCCGATCCAGAAGGCCGCCATTCCCGAGCTGATGCTGGGCCGGGATCTGGTGGGCCAGGCCCAGACCGGCACCGGCAAGACCGCCGCCTTCGCCCTGCCGCTGCTGGCGGGCCTCGATGCCGAGCAGCGCAAACCCCAGGTGCTGGTGCTCGCCCCGACGCGGGAACTGGCCCTGCAGGTGGCCGAATCGTTCAACAGCTACGCCGCCCAGCTGCCCCAGGTGCGCACGGTGGCCGTGTATGGCGGCGCCGACTTCCGCGACCAGATCCACCATCTGCGCCGCGGTGCCCAGGTCGTGGTGGGCACCCCTGGCCGGGTGATGGATCACATGCGCCAGGGCACCCTCGACCTCTCCGAACTGCGCTCGCTGGTGCTGGACGAGGCCGATGAGATGCTGCGGATGGGCTTCATCGACGATGTGGAGTGGGTGCTGGGCCAGCTGCCCGAACAGCGCCAGGTGGTGCTGTTCTCCGCCACGATGCCCGCCGAGATCCGGCGGATCTCCCAGCAGTACCTCAACGGTCCCGCCGAGATCACCATCAGGACCAAGGCCGCGGATGCCAGCCGCATCCGTCAGCGTTTCCTCACGGTGCCCGCCCCGCTCAAGCTCGCCGCCCTGGAGCGGGTGCTGGAGAGCGAGACCAGCGAGGGCGTGATCATCTTCGCCCGCACCAAGGCCATCACCCTCACCGTGGCCGAATCGCTGGAAGCCCACGGTTATGACGTGGCCGTGCTCAACGGCGACGTTCCCCAGGCCCAGCGGGAGCGCACGATCGAACGGCTCAAGAACGGCCAGGTGGACGTGCTCGTGGCCACCGACGTGGCCGCCAGGGGCCTTGACGTGGAGCGGATCGGCCTGGTGATCAACTACGACATCCCCTTCGACGGGGAGGCCTACGTGCACCGCATCGGCCGCACCGGCAGGGCCGGTCGCAGCGGTGAGGCCATCCTCTTCCTCACCCCCCGGGAGCGCCGTTTCCTCGGCGGACTCGAGCGGGCCGCGGGCAAGCCGATCGAACCGATGGAGGTGCCCAGCAACGCCACCATCAACCAGAACCGGCTCGATCGCCTGCGCCAGCGCCTCACCAACGCCCTGCACAAGAGCGCGGTGAGCCCCGAGGAGCAGGCCCTGCTCAGTGAGATCGTGCAGCGGGTGGCCCAGGAACAGACCTGCACCCCGGAGCAGCTGGCCCTGGCCGCCCTGGAGCTCAGCCTCGGCGGCAAGCCGCTGCTGCTGCACGGCAATGACGACTTCACCCAGGTGCGCTCCCAGGGTCCGAACCGCCGTGACGGCCGCGAGAGCCGCGATGGCAGGGACTTCGGCAACCGGGAGCCGCGCCGGGGCCGCAGCGAGCGACCCGTGGGCGCCCCCGAGCCCGACATGGAGCGCTTCCGGGTTGAGCTCGGCTGGCGGGACCGCATCAAACCCGGCAACCTGGTGGGCGCGATCGCCAACGAGACGGGGCTCCAGGGCCGGGCGATCGGCCGGATTCAGATCTTCGACACCCACAGCATCATCGATCTGCCCAAGGGGATGCCGGAAGACATCTTCCAGGGCCTGCGCAACCTCAGGGTCCTGAACAAGCCTCTTCAGATTTCCCGCTTCCGGGGCTGA
- a CDS encoding RNA-binding protein — translation MTIYVGNLSFQAEREDLLDLFGQYGEVRQCSLPLDRETGRKRGFAFVELANDADEQKAIDDLQDVEWMGRMIRVNKATPREGGGGNRGGYGGGNRGGGGGGYGGGGGGGGGGGGGGNRW, via the coding sequence ATGACCATCTACGTTGGCAACCTCTCGTTCCAGGCAGAACGCGAGGACCTGCTCGATCTCTTCGGCCAGTACGGAGAGGTGCGTCAGTGCAGCCTTCCGCTCGACCGCGAGACCGGCCGCAAGCGCGGCTTCGCCTTTGTTGAACTCGCCAACGACGCCGACGAACAGAAGGCGATCGACGATCTCCAGGACGTGGAGTGGATGGGTCGGATGATCCGCGTCAACAAGGCCACTCCGCGGGAAGGAGGCGGCGGCAACCGCGGCGGCTACGGCGGCGGGAACCGCGGCGGTGGTGGCGGCGGCTACGGCGGAGGTGGCGGTGGCGGTGGCGGTGGCGGTGGCGGCGGCAACCGTTGGTGA
- a CDS encoding ABC transporter ATP-binding protein: MAPQAPASPSALQRLLTALRPHRRLVSLAATCSVLNKLFDLAPPVLIGLAVDVVVQQNTAWLSRFGVGSVPGQLGVLAVLSFLIWSAESLFEYLYGVLWRNLAQTVQHELRLEAYDHLQKLEMAYFETSSSGRLMAVLNDDINQLERFLDHGANEILQLITTVLAVGGAMVVLSPAVAGVSFIPIPVILWGSLRFQKRLAPRYAAVRQQAGDLASRLSTNLGGMLTIKSYTAEDWELERLRQQSQAYRLANRRAISLSAAFVPLIRYAILFAFIAILVIGGLQAWRGTIATGTYAFLVFITQRLLWPLTTLGRTLDDYQRAMASTNRVLDLLDTPVTIPGGERRLPLDHVRGEIRFEGVDFAYPGRDPLLRRFDLAIPAGSTLGIVGSTGSGKSTIVKLLLRLYDIQAGEIRLDGIPISALRLDDLRQAIGLVSQEVFLFHGTVAENIAYGSFQAGGDAIEAAARLAEADAFIRALPQGYATVVGERGQRLSGGQRQRIALARAILKNPPVLVLDEATAAVDNDTEAAIQRSLEQITAERTTLVIAHRLSTVRHADRIVVMEHGRIVESGRHDQLIAAEGAYANLWRVQAGLRRDEALTL; this comes from the coding sequence ATGGCTCCCCAGGCTCCGGCCTCCCCCTCGGCCCTGCAGCGGCTGCTCACCGCCCTGCGGCCCCATCGACGCCTGGTGAGCCTGGCGGCTACCTGCTCGGTGCTCAACAAGCTGTTCGATCTGGCGCCACCGGTGCTGATCGGCCTGGCCGTGGATGTGGTGGTGCAGCAGAACACGGCCTGGCTGAGCCGCTTCGGCGTGGGCAGCGTGCCCGGTCAGCTGGGCGTGCTGGCGGTGCTCTCCTTCCTGATCTGGAGCGCCGAATCCCTGTTCGAATACCTCTACGGGGTGCTGTGGCGCAACCTGGCCCAGACCGTGCAGCACGAGCTGCGGCTCGAGGCCTACGACCATCTCCAGAAGCTGGAGATGGCCTACTTCGAAACGAGCAGCAGCGGCCGTCTGATGGCCGTGCTCAACGACGACATCAACCAGCTGGAGCGCTTCCTCGACCACGGCGCCAATGAGATCCTGCAGCTGATCACCACCGTGCTGGCGGTGGGTGGCGCCATGGTGGTGCTCTCTCCGGCGGTGGCCGGGGTGTCGTTCATCCCGATCCCCGTGATCCTGTGGGGCTCGCTGCGCTTCCAGAAGCGGCTGGCCCCCCGCTATGCCGCCGTGCGCCAGCAGGCGGGGGATCTGGCCAGCCGTCTGAGCACCAACCTCGGCGGGATGCTCACGATCAAGAGCTACACCGCCGAGGACTGGGAGCTGGAGCGGCTGCGCCAGCAGAGCCAGGCCTACCGGCTGGCCAACCGCCGGGCGATCAGCCTCTCCGCCGCCTTCGTTCCCCTGATCCGCTACGCGATCCTGTTCGCCTTCATCGCCATCCTGGTGATCGGCGGACTGCAGGCCTGGCGCGGCACAATCGCCACCGGCACCTACGCCTTCCTGGTGTTCATCACCCAGCGGCTGCTCTGGCCCCTCACCACCCTGGGCCGCACCCTCGACGACTACCAGCGGGCGATGGCCTCCACCAACCGGGTGCTGGATCTGCTCGACACCCCCGTGACCATTCCCGGCGGAGAGCGCAGGCTGCCCCTGGACCATGTGCGGGGTGAGATCCGCTTCGAGGGGGTGGACTTCGCCTACCCGGGCCGCGATCCGCTGCTGCGGCGTTTCGACCTGGCAATCCCGGCCGGCAGCACCCTGGGGATCGTGGGCTCCACCGGATCCGGCAAGAGCACAATCGTGAAGCTGCTGCTGCGGCTCTACGACATCCAGGCCGGTGAGATCCGGCTGGATGGCATCCCGATCAGCGCCCTGCGGCTCGACGACCTGCGCCAGGCGATCGGACTGGTGAGCCAGGAGGTGTTCCTCTTCCACGGCACCGTGGCCGAGAACATCGCCTACGGCAGCTTCCAGGCCGGCGGCGACGCGATCGAGGCGGCCGCCCGGCTGGCCGAGGCGGATGCCTTCATCCGGGCCCTGCCCCAGGGCTACGCCACGGTGGTGGGAGAGCGGGGCCAGCGCCTCTCCGGCGGCCAGCGGCAGCGCATCGCCCTGGCCCGGGCCATCCTCAAGAATCCGCCGGTGCTGGTGCTCGATGAGGCCACCGCCGCCGTGGACAACGACACCGAGGCCGCGATCCAGCGGTCCCTGGAGCAGATCACCGCCGAGCGCACCACCCTGGTGATCGCCCATCGCCTCTCCACGGTGCGCCATGCCGACCGCATCGTGGTGATGGAACACGGCCGGATCGTGGAGAGCGGCCGCCACGACCAGCTGATCGCCGCCGAGGGGGCCTACGCCAATCTCTGGCGGGTGCAGGCGGGGCTGCGGCGGGATGAGGCCCTCACCCTCTGA
- a CDS encoding LCP family protein, with amino-acid sequence MLIGMGGGLLASMPLADWLSGAQLPENPRITNPFTAWRGIGDQNILVLGTDVGGGNTDVIATLRIEGGTTHITQVPRDTYIEPEGYGPQKINALYAIGGTDLLEQELSRKLGRPITHHVVVNLRAIRHMADALGGIEVDVPKRMRYTDRSQGLYIDLQPGPQLLKGNDLEGFLRFRHDEWGDIGRIERQQLALKALFRKLTRPENLVRLPVLLNAGGKDVKTDLGPMELGGLITAMGTTELKTERLGGRPFMLNGISYWEADWPRAGDAADPGFDNRYLY; translated from the coding sequence ATGCTGATCGGGATGGGTGGAGGGCTTCTGGCCTCGATGCCGCTGGCGGACTGGCTGAGCGGGGCCCAGCTGCCGGAGAACCCCCGCATCACCAATCCCTTCACCGCCTGGCGGGGGATCGGCGATCAGAACATCCTCGTGCTCGGCACCGATGTGGGCGGGGGCAACACCGATGTGATCGCCACCCTGAGGATCGAGGGCGGCACCACCCACATCACCCAGGTCCCCCGCGACACCTACATCGAACCGGAGGGTTACGGGCCCCAGAAGATCAACGCCCTCTATGCCATCGGCGGCACCGATCTGCTGGAGCAGGAGCTCTCCCGCAAGCTGGGCCGGCCGATCACCCATCACGTGGTGGTGAACCTGCGGGCGATCCGCCACATGGCCGATGCCCTCGGGGGCATTGAAGTGGATGTGCCCAAGCGCATGCGCTACACCGATCGCAGCCAGGGGCTGTACATCGATCTCCAGCCTGGCCCCCAGCTGCTGAAGGGCAACGACCTGGAGGGATTCCTGCGCTTCCGCCATGACGAGTGGGGCGACATCGGCCGGATCGAGCGCCAGCAGCTGGCCCTCAAGGCCCTGTTCAGGAAGCTCACCAGGCCGGAGAATCTGGTGCGCCTGCCCGTGCTGCTGAACGCGGGCGGCAAGGACGTGAAGACCGACCTCGGCCCGATGGAACTGGGTGGCCTGATCACCGCCATGGGCACCACCGAACTCAAGACCGAACGGCTGGGGGGCCGGCCCTTCATGCTCAACGGCATCAGCTACTGGGAGGCCGATTGGCCCAGGGCCGGGGACGCGGCCGATCCCGGTTTCGACAACCGCTACCTCTACTGA